One part of the Phragmites australis chromosome 3, lpPhrAust1.1, whole genome shotgun sequence genome encodes these proteins:
- the LOC133913851 gene encoding uncharacterized protein LOC133913851: protein MAYWHLQKQIMLCLPTTCSTKCRPLSPTDGGRSLATAPHAIGAAHHDARAARTHPFSFYTPRRRSVQCSWSLGNRNGSKLVVPLRGYERSMDRMAFLARRTQLHHALAC from the exons ATGGCATATTGGCATTTGCAGAAGCAGATCATGCTTTGCCTGCCCACCACCTGTTCGACCAAATGCCGTCCTCTGAGTCCTACCGACGGCGGGCGCTCTCTAGCTACCGCGCCGCACGCTATCG GAGCCGCCCACCATGATGCTAGAGCAGCCCGCACCCATCCCTTCTCCTTCTACACACCCC GTCGGAGGAGCGTGCAGTGCAGTTGGTCGCTGGGGAACCGTAATGGATCCAAGTTGGTGGTACCGCTGAGGGGTTATGAGCGATCGATGGATCGTATGGCATTCCTTGCTCGACGGACTCAACTCCATCACGCGCTTGCTTGTTGA
- the LOC133913850 gene encoding probable indole-3-pyruvate monooxygenase YUCCA5 produces the protein MHDMMPARVMWVNGPIIVGAGPAGLSVAACLRSRGVPSVVLDRADCIASLWQRRTYDRLRLHLPKKFCELPGMPFPDHYPEYPTKDQFVAYLQAYAAHFHVCPRFNQSVVSARFDSAAGLWRVQAQHQHGHGVETTEYIGRWLVVATGENAECVLPELDGAEAFVGPVTHVSEYKSGEAYRGKSVLVVGCGNSGMEVCLDLCEHNASPSMVVRDSVHVLPREMLGVATFSVAVFLLRFLPLWLVDRILVVLAGVFLGDLDRLGLRRPSKGPLELKNTKGRTPVLDFGTLARVRSGDIRVVPGIRRLRAGGVELVDGSFVVADAVILATGYHSNVPQWLEGGELFTREGYPKVAFPEGWKGASGLYSVGFTRRGLSGVSLDAVRVAQDIAASWNSSATAPLLHTQNATDFLMR, from the exons ATGCATGATATGATGCCGGCGCGCGTCATGTGGGTGAACGGCCCCATCATCGTGGGCGCTGGCCCCGCGGGCCTCTCGGTGGCGGCCTGCCTGCGCTCCCGCGGCGTGCCCTCCGTTGTGCTCGACCGCGCCGACTGCATCGCCTCGCTCTGGCAGCGCCGCACCTAcgaccgcctccgcctccaccttcCCAAGAAGTTCTGCGAGCTCCCCGGCATGCCGTTCCCCGACCACTACCCCGAGTACCCCACCAAGGACCAGTTCGTCGCCTACCTCCAGGCCTACGCCGCCCACTTCCACGTCTGCCCACGCTTCAACCAGTCCGTCGTCTCTGCGCGCTTCGACAGCGCAGCCGGCCTCTGGCGGGTGCAAGCCCAGCATCAGCATGGCCATGGCGTCGAGACCACCGAGTACATCGGGCGGTGGCTCGTGGTGGCCACGGGCGAGAACGCGGAGTGCGTCCTCCCGGAGCTGGACGGTGCTGAGGCCTTCGTGGGTCCGGTGACCCACGTCTCCGAATACAAGTCCGGCGAGGCGTACCGCGGGAAGAGCGTGCTGGTGGTAGGCTGCGGCAACTCCGGCATGGAGGTCTGCCTCGACCTCTGCGAGCACAATGCCTCCCCATCCATGGTCGTGCGGGACTCG GTGCATGTGCTGCCGCGTGAGATGCTGGGCGTGGCGACCTTCTCCGTGGCCGTGTTCCTGCTGCGCTTCCTGCCGCTGTGGCTAGTGGACAGGAtcctcgtcgtcctcgccgGCGTCTTCCTCGGCGACCTGGACAGGCTGGGGCTGAGGCGGCCGTCCAAGGGCCCCCTCgagctcaagaacaccaagggcAGGACGCCCGTGCTCGACTTCGGTACGCTCGCCAGGGTCCGCTCCGGCGACATCAGGGTCGTGCCCGGGATCAGGCGCCTCCGAGCCGGCGGGGTGGAGCTCGTCGACGGGAGCTTCGTCGTGGCAGACGCCGTCATACTCGCCACCGGATACCACAGCAACGTCCCCCAGTGGCTCGAG GGAGGCGAGCTGTTCACGAGGGAAGGGTACCCGAAGGTGGCGTTCCCGGAGGGCTGGAAAGGGGCGTCGGGCCTCTACTCTGTCGGCTTCACCCGGCGGGGCCTCTCCGGCGTCTCCCTGGACGCCGTCAGGGTCGCTCAGGACATCGCCGCCTCATGGAACTCATCTGCCACTGCGCCGCTGCTGCACACACAAAACGCAACAGACTTTCTTATGAGATAG